CTTCTTCATCGATCCCGCCACGCCCGAGAAGTGGGTACCGTGGCTGATCCGCGGCGTGCAGATGTGGGAGCCGGTGTTCCGCGCGGCGGGCTTCAGCAACGCGATCCAGGCGCGTCGGGCCCCGACATCGCAGGAAGACCCGGAGTTCGACCTCGACGACGCGCGGTTCTCGGCGATCCGCTGGCTGCCCAGCACGGTGGAGAACGCCTACGGCCCGCACCTCAACGACCCGCGGACCGGCGAGATCCTCCAATCGAACATCGGCTGGTACCAGAACATCACGTCGCTCCAGCAGGCCTGGTACTGGGTGCAGGCCGGTGCCGTGGACCCGCGCGCCCTGCGCCTGCCGTTCCCCGACTCGCTGATGGGCGAACTGGTGGCGTACGTCGCCGCCCACGAGGTCGGCCATACCCTCGGCCTGCCGCATAACCAGCTTTCCTCGGGGACCTACCCCGTGGATTCGCTCCGCAGCGCGACGTACACGCGGCAGAACGGCACCTCGTACTCCATCATGGATTACGCGCGCAACAACTACGTCGCCCAGCCGGGCGACAACGTCCAGCTCCAGCCCAAGATCGGGCCGTGGGACTACTACACGATTGGCTGGGGATACCGCCGCGTGCCAGGCGCCACCACGTCCGAGTCCGAGCGCAGCTTCCTCGACTCGCTGGCGCGGCTCCAGGACACCCACCCCGAGTATCGCTTCGGTAACCCCGACGGCATCGACCCGCGCACCCAGAGCGAGGCGCTGGGCGACGACCCGGTCCGCGCCACCGGCTACGGCCTCCAGAACATCCGCCGCCTCGTGCCGATGCTGATTCCGGCCACGACGACCGACCGGCTCGAGGACTATGACCTGCTCAACGACATGTACGGCCGGGTGATCGGCCAGTGGGCTCTGGAGATGAACCACGTCGCCGTCGTCGTCGGCGGCGTGTACCGGCACGAGAAGTATCCGAACCAGCAGGGCGTCATCCACACGCCCGTGCCGCGGGCGCAGCAGCAGGCGGCCGTGCGGTTCCTCCTCGACAACGCGTTCACGACACCGACGTACTTCTTCGACACCGAGATCCTGCGGCGCATCGAGCCGTCGGGGAACGTGGATCGCGTGCGGCAGCGGCACGTGGCCTTGCTCGCGACCATCCTCCAGGACGCGAGGCTTTCGCGACTGGTCGAGCAGGCGGCGTTCGCGACGCCCGCCACGCCGGCCTACACCGTCGCGGAACTGATCGGCGACGTGCGGCGAGGGCTGTACTCGGAGCTGGCCGCGGTGCGCCCCGCGGTGGACACGTACCGGCGCAATCTTCAGAGCGCCTTCGTGGACCAGATGGACCGGCTGATCAACACGCCGCTGGCGACGCCTTTGCCGCCCGGCTTCGGCGGTTTCCCGGGCTTCACGCCGCCGGCCCCGCGGCCCGCCGACGCGCGCGCCCTGGCACGCGCCGAACTGCGTGATCTGGACACTTCACTCCGCGCGGTCATCCTCCGCACCACGGACCGTACGACGAAGGCGCATTTCGAGGACTTGAGGGCGAGGATTGATCGGATTCTGAATCCGAGGTAGGGAAGAAGCGGGGGAGTCAGGGGAGTCAGGGGAGTTAGGGGAGTTAGGGGAGAAGGGCTCCGCCTACTCCCCCTACTCCCCCTACTCCCCTTTCTCACTCACTCCCCTTTTCTCTAAGCGAGCGTGAGCTCGACGTCATGAGCGTCCTCTGGGACCTCGGGTCCGGAACCGTTGCAGAGGTGCGCGAAGGGCTGATCGAACGCTCGGAGTTCGAGCCCGCCTATACGACGGTGCTCACGCTCCTCCGCACGCTCAAGGCCAAGGGCTGGGTCACGACGAAGAGCGAGGGCCGGGCGCACCGGTACTATCCGGCCGTCGATCGCGAACTCGCGCTGCTCGATGTTAGAACTCGAACTCCTCCATCCGCCGGAGCCCGATCTTGAGCGGGACCACCGTTGCCGCGACGCACACTGCCGCGGCGAGCACGAACGACCCCACCATGAGCGGCATCCCGGTGAGCGGCTCGCCGGTCTGCGCGGCCCGCAGATAGCGATAGACCGGCACCGACTCGATCACGATCACGACCGACAGCAGCGCGATGGTCGACATCATGAACACCAGCCCGCCGAAGCTCGTGGGGATCTGCGCCGCGTTCTCCGTTTCGAACTGCGGGTATAGCGCACCAAAAGCCAGCGCCATCGCGCTTATGGCGAGCGTGAGCAATAGTATCGTCCCCACCCCGACCGCCATCATGAACGGGCTGGCCTTGAGCAGAACGTTGGTGAAGATCGTGATCGCGAGGGCGAGCACCAGCAGCGGCGCAGTCCCCACCCAGTACTTGGCCCACAGCATGGAGCGCAGCTCCAGCGGGCTCGAGCGCAGCAGCCACATCTGGCGTCCCTCGAGGCTCACCGCCGGGAAGATGAAGCGTGCCGCGATTGACGAGAGCACGAATCCCGCCAGACCGAGGTTCAGGAACGACACCACCGAGACCAGGAAGAACGGCACCTGCTCGCCGCGGAACAGCGGGAGCGCCTTGATGTTGAAGAGATAGACGACGAGCAGGGCCGCGAGCAGGATGAGCTGGCTCCACTGCGTCGTGTCGCGAAAGAAGAGCCTGAGGTCCTTGAGCACGAATTCCCGCCGCGCCGCGCCCAACGGCCTCAGCGCCGCGCCGAGCGACCAGTTCCAGAAGCCGCCCCGCACGAACCGCTCCGCGCCCTCCTGAGCCTTGGTGAAGCCCGGGTGGTAAAGCCGGGAGTGCACCCACGCGCCTCCGATCGCGAAGACCGCGGCGGTGGACCAAAGCAGGTAGACCGGCAGCCAGTCCACCGGCCCCGCGAGGTAACTCATCACCGACTTCGTCACCCATTCGCTCGGGAGGAACGGCGAGGTCGGCGTCCGCAGCACCGCTATGAAGTCCAGCAGGTTCTGGAACCCCTCGGGCCGCGCCAGCTGCTCGGGCCGTACGATGCGGAAGATGAGAATGACGCCCGCCGCCGCGCCGAGCGCGATTATCGCCAGCAGGTCACGGGTGCGCCGGGCTGGAAAGACGTTCACCAGGATCATCGTGACGGTCGAACCCACGACCGCCGGCAGCACCAGGAACGGCACCAGCGCAAGCATCGCGAACGGCCCGAAGAGCCAGCCGCCCCGGTACGTGATCCCGTACGCCGCGAAGATCGGCACCGACATCAGCACTACCATCCATGAGCTGTGCACCAGCGTCTCGCCCAGCTTCGCGAAGTAGAGCCGCGTCCCTTCGACAGGCGAGGAGACCAGGAGGTCGAGGTCCTTGGCCAGGAAGAACGACGACAGCGCGGTGATGACGTTGGAGAGGAGCAGCACCGACACGAACGAGAGCAGCACCAGTGAGAGCAGCTTCGCGGCGAGCAGCGCGCCGATCTCCTCGACGCCACTGAAGTAGCGGAGCACCCGGAACAGCACGCCGAACACCGCGGCCCAGAAGATCAGGCCTACCGTCCCGAGGACCAGGAGCTTGCCGCGCCCGCCCGACTCCCGCTCCTGACGCATCCGCGTCATCACGGTGCGCCACTTGGGCAGGAGGACGTGGCCTAGGGTCGGCTGCTTCACGCCTCGAGGACCGCCTGGAGCTCCTTCGCCGCCGCGCCGCCGGTGAGGCGGAGGAAGAGGTCCTCGAGCCCCTCGTCGCCGGAAGCGTGCTGGCTCCGCAGCTCCGCCATCGTTCCCGCGGCCACGATCTTGCCGCCCTGTATGATCGCTATCCGGTCGCACAGCGCCTCGGCGATCTCGAGCGTGTGGGTGCTCATCAGGATCGTGCCGCCGCGGCTCACGAACCCGCGGAAGAGGTCCTTGAGCAGCCGCGCCGCGCGCGGGTCGAGTCCCACCATCGGCTCGTCCACCACGATAAGCTCGGGCCGGTGGATCAACGCCGAGGAGATGATGAGTTTCTGCCGCATCCCGTGCGAGTACGACTCGACCAGTTCGTTCTTCCAGGTGGACAGCTCGAACACGTCGAGCAGCTCGTCGACGCGCCGCTCCACGATCTGCCCGTCCTGGCCGTAGAGGCCGGCCACGAAGCGCAGGAACTCGGCGCCGGTGAGCTTCTCGTAGACGAACGGCCGGTCCGGGATGAATCCCAGCTTCGCCTTCGCGGCCATCGCATCGGTCTGGATGTCGTGCCCGCCGATGCTGATGCGGCCGCTGGTCGGGCGCAGGATCCCGGCGATCATGCGCAGCGTCGTCGTCTTCCCGGCGCCGTTGGGGCCCAGGAAGCCGTGCAGCGTCCCCTGCGGCACGTGGAGCGAGATGTCGTCCACCGCCGTGAAGGAGCCGTACTTCTTCGTCAGTTTCTCGATCGTGATCATGTGCCGGGTATCACCGTGAGCTGGAGCCTCCCGATCAGGCGGATCAACTCCACCTGCCGCGCGAGGCCGCCGTTGACGAACCGGAGGTGCGCCGCGTCGGCGGGAAACTGGTTGAAGGTGGGGTCCACCGCCGCCCACTGGCCGAGCCATACTTCCGGCCAGGCGTGATAGTAGAAGTGCCCGCGCAGGTACACGACCCCCGCCGCGGTCCGCGCCGGCAGGCCCAGCGCGCGCGCCAGCGCCACGTACAGCACGGTGTGCTCGTTACAGTCGCCGCTGCGGTTCTCCAGCACCTGGGCCGCGCTCGGCACGCTCACCGTGATCTTCTTCTCGAGGTTGTCGTAGACCCAATGGGTGAGCAACTCCGCGACCACGCCCGCGCGGCGCTCGCGCCCCACGATCCGGCGCGCCTGCGCCTGGATGCGAGGGTCGTCGGACTGGACGAGCGCTTCCGCGGCGAGCGCGGACGCCAGCGCCGGGTCGGACGCCGAGATGGGGAGCCTCGCGTCGAACCCCGTCGGCCGCGGACCGCCCGGCCCGTCGCCGAAGCCGGTTTCCCGGGTCACGATCAGCGTGTCCCCCGCGAGCCGTTGCCGCCCTCCGCCGAGATCGAAGCCCTGGAGCGTGACGTTGCCGAGCCGCACCCGCAACGTGGTCAGCGCCTCGGGAGCCAGCTCGAGGTTGGCGGCGATCGCGGTGGACTGGATTATGTCGCTGTTCTGCCCCGCCGCGACGCGCGCCGCGCCGCGGTTCCTCCGCCAGTTCTCGACCGCGAGTTCGAACGCCGTCCGCTCCATCCGGAACCCCACCGGCGAGACCGCGCGCACGATGCTACCCTGGTCGTCGATCCACGACTCCGTGATGATCCCGCCCGTTTCCTCGGCGACCTTCCAGGCGTGCACCGTGTCCTCGCGCGCCACCACCCACCGGCCCGTCGCAGGGTCTTTCAGCGCGCTGTCGGGGACTATGAGGGTGCTTTCCGCCTGCACCTGCACCGCGACCTCGCGTTCGGTGAACGCTATAGGGTCGAACATCCTGAGCCGGTACGTCCTGCCGATCCGCAGCTCGCCGCCGAAAGCGAGCTGGAGTGGGAGCATCGCGGGGAGGATGATGGGCCGCTCGAGTCGGATGCGCTGGCGGGACGGTCGCGAGCCACCTGCGTCGATCTCGAGCACCAGAACGCTGTCGCCCTCGACGCTGCCGCGGGCGATCATGCGGGCGGCCTCGGAATTGAGGCTTCCCTGGAACGACCGCACATGCAGCGCGCGCGTCAGCAGGATGTCCGTCGTCAGCTCCACCCGCTGGATGCTGCCCAGCGCCTCGATGTCGATTACCACCACGTCCTGCACGCGCACGCCCGGCGTTGTGGTGTCGCCTGGCGACGTCGGGCCGATCGTGTCAACGGTACTCGCGGCGTAGCCGATCGGTCCCCCGCCCATGGACAGCGTGTAGTAGCTAGCGCCCGGCCCCACCCGCGTGGCCGCCTCGGCCAGCCGGATGGTGGACGACTTGAAGTACTCGCGCTTCAGGAGGAGCCCGAGCCCCGCCAGCCAGGCGACGACGACCACCGCGGCGATGCGGGCTCGGTTCAGGCGGGGTCACCCGGCCCGATACGGGCCGCGAAGATGTCGCGCTCGGCGTCGCTGTTCACCACGATGAGTACAGTAGCGGGGTGGTCGGCGTTCCGCAGGTGCTCGCGGATCGAAGGGATGATCGCATCGGCTGACACTTCCGCCGACAGCGGCCCCTGGCCGAGTGCCGGGAACGCCAGGGTCTCGATCTGCCATTGCAGGGACTGCCAGAGCGTTGCGGCCACCGCGCTCCGTACGCCGTCCGCGGTCACGGTGGATTCGCTGGTCCCGATGACGGCGTGGATCACGAACTCGGTCGGGAGGTCGCCGGCCCTGGTAACCACCGCGGCGCCCACTCCGAACTCCCATTGCACGCGGCACTGATCCTGAAACCGCGGCCCTGCGGCCTCGTCGAGGCGGCGCAGGGCCGGGTTGATCGGCTCGAGCCTGGTGTTCGCGGGCCTCACCACCGCATCCGCGACGACGGACGCGAGGTCGCCCACGACCACGTGGATCACCTCCGGCCGACCTCCCGCGAGCGGCGGTACATCTGCGCGGCGTCGTCGGGACGGCCGAGCCGGTCGTACACGATGCCGAGCCCGTAGAGGGCGCGCGGGTTGTGGGGCTGGAGCTCGGCCGCGCGCTGGTAGGCCGCCATCGCCCCGTGCAGGTCGTCAACGTGGTTCAGCGCCTCGCCGAGGTAGAAGTGGGCGGCGCCCCGGCCCGGTTCGAGTTCGATCGCACGCCGAAGGTGCGGCACCGCCTCGGTCCAGAGGCCCTTCTTGGTCATCACTATGCCGAGGTTGAAGAGCGCCTCCGCCTGCGCCGGCTCGACCCGCAGCACGCGCTTCAGGTCGCGCTCGGCAGCCGCGAAGCGTCCCATCGCTCCCAGCAACCCGCCGCGATTGACGAGCAGCGTCGCGTTCTCCGCGTCGATGTCGAGCGCGCGGTCCAGCTCCGCCAGCGCACCCGCATGGTCGCCACCGGCGTCTAGCAGGAGCGCGAGGTTGTTGCGCGCGCCGATGTGCCCGGGATAGGTGGTGAGCAACTGGCGGTAGAGCGTCTTGGCCAGGGGAACGTCGCCGGCTTCCGCGGCCGCGCGCGCCTGCGCGTACGCGACTTCTGCCGGGTCCGGCTCGGGCTCCGCAATCGGCTCGGGCTCGGGTTCGCTCTGCGGAGCGGCCTCATCCTCGACCGGAGCCGTCACGATCTCCAGCCCGAAGTCCGCCGCCGGCACGGGCTCCAGCACCAGTTGCGCCGGGTCGTCGGACTCGATCACCGCCGCGTCCACTTCTCCGGGCTCTTCCAACGCCAGCGCGGGCCCCGCGATCTGTTCCCACGGCTGGAGGCCTTCCAGCGGGAGGACCGGTGCGACCACGTCGTTGCTCCACTCGCTCTGCGCGGCCCTAGGCACGTTGGTGGGCGCCAGCGTATCGACCGCCTCCGCCTCCGCCTCCGCCTGCGAGTCCGAGCCCAGCGTGTCCACGTGCCACTGCCGCCTTCTCGAACGACCCATGCCCCTCACTCCTTCGCGCTACCAGGTAGGGTGAATCGGATGTGTCAAGGTTCACAGGGTCAAGGCGTTGCGAAGCGAACGGGGAAAATGCGGGTTGAAGGCGCGGGCCGCAAGAGTCGGCTCAGGTCTCCCCGAGGTCCATATCGATCTGGGTGATTCCACGGGCGGGGGTACCGGGTCGCTTGGTACGGCGCGGCGGCTCCGTCCACCCCGCGAGCCCCAGCACGTCGGAAGTACGGCGGTTCACGGTGTCAGCCTGATCCCCTTCGTCCGCGACGCTTGCCGCCAAGTCAAGCCAGGAAAGAGCTTCCTCGAAACCGTACCGGCGTACCGCCTCCTCGCTCGCGAGCAACGCGTGACGCCAGGCCAGCGCCCGCTCGCCGCCGCGCGCGGCGTGACGAGCCACCTCGCCGGCGATCTCGCCCAGTTCGGCCGGCGCTGCGATCGCCTCGAGCGAGAGCGCGATCGCGCGATGGATCTCGCGCCGGCGCGGCGCGCTCAGTCCTTCACGCACCACGTCCGCGATGACCGGGTGCGCGCACCGGTACACGCCGCCGTCCTCGGCCAGGAGCAGCCGCTCGACCAGCGCGTCGCCTCGGAGCGCCGCTTGGAGCCGGGAGATGCCGTGCACGTGGGAGAGCAGCGGCGCGCGGCACCCCGACGCGGAAACCGCGGTCGTCGCCAGCAGGTCCCGCAGGTCGTAGGGCAGCCGAGTCACCCGCTCCGCGATGGCGTCGCGCACCGTCGGCGGCATGGGCAGGAGCTCCGACTGTCCCGCGCTGCCCACACCCGACGCGGTCCATTCGCCGGTGGCGTCGTCCACCGCCAGTAGTCCCTGCGTGAAGAGCGTCTTGAGCAGCTCGATCGCGTGGAACGGATTGCCGTCCGTCACCTCGTGGATGCGCGTGGCGAACCGCCGGCCGCCGGTGGGGGACCGGATCTTCCCCAGTTCGCGGATGAGTTGCCAGATCTCGTCCAACGACAGCGGCGTCACGTCCACCACCGTCGCCATCCCGCGGGCGCGCAGGGAGCGGCACAGGCGCGCCGCCGGGAGGTCGCGCTCCAACTCGCCCAGTCTCACCGTCGCGACCAGCGCGGAG
This genomic window from Gemmatimonadales bacterium contains:
- a CDS encoding zinc-dependent metalloprotease gives rise to the protein MTRRPFAIAILLCAGAISAAAAQNPRTPPTPQNPPAGQVPQGQDPGQGARPPQQEVPKPYREVITAQAVTDSGVFIVHRIGDKLYYEIPRAMLGREFRFVADQRGTIRGVGYAGEQVSARVVRWQRLGNRVFLRMVSYAMRADSTLPVSRAVNLSNQAPILMSFDVAAWSPDDSNAVIEVTRLFTTDVAELNLRQTGVRVRRLDPARSVIERARSFPINVEVSALQTFEVDSVPTPTFGQFDRSINSITMLMNYSMLLLPDRPMAARLCDNRIGYFSVNYQDFGADRPVVPTRCYITRWRLEPANPGAAVSDPVKPIVFFIDPATPEKWVPWLIRGVQMWEPVFRAAGFSNAIQARRAPTSQEDPEFDLDDARFSAIRWLPSTVENAYGPHLNDPRTGEILQSNIGWYQNITSLQQAWYWVQAGAVDPRALRLPFPDSLMGELVAYVAAHEVGHTLGLPHNQLSSGTYPVDSLRSATYTRQNGTSYSIMDYARNNYVAQPGDNVQLQPKIGPWDYYTIGWGYRRVPGATTSESERSFLDSLARLQDTHPEYRFGNPDGIDPRTQSEALGDDPVRATGYGLQNIRRLVPMLIPATTTDRLEDYDLLNDMYGRVIGQWALEMNHVAVVVGGVYRHEKYPNQQGVIHTPVPRAQQQAAVRFLLDNAFTTPTYFFDTEILRRIEPSGNVDRVRQRHVALLATILQDARLSRLVEQAAFATPATPAYTVAELIGDVRRGLYSELAAVRPAVDTYRRNLQSAFVDQMDRLINTPLATPLPPGFGGFPGFTPPAPRPADARALARAELRDLDTSLRAVILRTTDRTTKAHFEDLRARIDRILNPR
- a CDS encoding ABC transporter ATP-binding protein, producing the protein MITIEKLTKKYGSFTAVDDISLHVPQGTLHGFLGPNGAGKTTTLRMIAGILRPTSGRISIGGHDIQTDAMAAKAKLGFIPDRPFVYEKLTGAEFLRFVAGLYGQDGQIVERRVDELLDVFELSTWKNELVESYSHGMRQKLIISSALIHRPELIVVDEPMVGLDPRAARLLKDLFRGFVSRGGTILMSTHTLEIAEALCDRIAIIQGGKIVAAGTMAELRSQHASGDEGLEDLFLRLTGGAAAKELQAVLEA
- a CDS encoding transglutaminase-like domain-containing protein, whose protein sequence is MVVVAWLAGLGLLLKREYFKSSTIRLAEAATRVGPGASYYTLSMGGGPIGYAASTVDTIGPTSPGDTTTPGVRVQDVVVIDIEALGSIQRVELTTDILLTRALHVRSFQGSLNSEAARMIARGSVEGDSVLVLEIDAGGSRPSRQRIRLERPIILPAMLPLQLAFGGELRIGRTYRLRMFDPIAFTEREVAVQVQAESTLIVPDSALKDPATGRWVVAREDTVHAWKVAEETGGIITESWIDDQGSIVRAVSPVGFRMERTAFELAVENWRRNRGAARVAAGQNSDIIQSTAIAANLELAPEALTTLRVRLGNVTLQGFDLGGGRQRLAGDTLIVTRETGFGDGPGGPRPTGFDARLPISASDPALASALAAEALVQSDDPRIQAQARRIVGRERRAGVVAELLTHWVYDNLEKKITVSVPSAAQVLENRSGDCNEHTVLYVALARALGLPARTAAGVVYLRGHFYYHAWPEVWLGQWAAVDPTFNQFPADAAHLRFVNGGLARQVELIRLIGRLQLTVIPGT
- a CDS encoding macro domain-containing protein, with protein sequence MIHVVVGDLASVVADAVVRPANTRLEPINPALRRLDEAAGPRFQDQCRVQWEFGVGAAVVTRAGDLPTEFVIHAVIGTSESTVTADGVRSAVAATLWQSLQWQIETLAFPALGQGPLSAEVSADAIIPSIREHLRNADHPATVLIVVNSDAERDIFAARIGPGDPA
- a CDS encoding tetratricopeptide repeat protein → MGRSRRRQWHVDTLGSDSQAEAEAEAVDTLAPTNVPRAAQSEWSNDVVAPVLPLEGLQPWEQIAGPALALEEPGEVDAAVIESDDPAQLVLEPVPAADFGLEIVTAPVEDEAAPQSEPEPEPIAEPEPDPAEVAYAQARAAAEAGDVPLAKTLYRQLLTTYPGHIGARNNLALLLDAGGDHAGALAELDRALDIDAENATLLVNRGGLLGAMGRFAAAERDLKRVLRVEPAQAEALFNLGIVMTKKGLWTEAVPHLRRAIELEPGRGAAHFYLGEALNHVDDLHGAMAAYQRAAELQPHNPRALYGLGIVYDRLGRPDDAAQMYRRSREVGRR